One stretch of Chryseobacterium fluminis DNA includes these proteins:
- a CDS encoding GtrA family protein, with product MKEILLRQKQVLFFIIAGGLSAIVEIGSFKIFSTYLPHMVSQEVNFHGIHYPLSNIFSTSCGIISNYFLSIWFVFERGKHSKRKEFVYFMGVSFVSTLLSLAFFQIFYSFVFKDNIDLTFYTLSPEMISKIAAILLVSVLNYSIKKKVIFNG from the coding sequence ATGAAAGAAATACTACTGCGCCAAAAACAGGTTTTGTTTTTCATAATAGCCGGAGGACTGAGTGCTATTGTAGAAATCGGGAGTTTCAAGATCTTCAGTACCTATCTTCCTCATATGGTTTCGCAAGAGGTTAATTTTCATGGAATCCATTACCCGTTGAGTAATATATTCTCTACGAGCTGCGGAATTATCAGCAATTATTTTCTGAGCATCTGGTTTGTTTTTGAAAGGGGAAAGCATTCTAAAAGAAAAGAATTTGTTTATTTTATGGGTGTATCCTTTGTGTCTACATTATTAAGTCTTGCCTTCTTTCAGATCTTCTACAGTTTTGTATTTAAAGATAATATTGATCTTACCTTTTATACCTTAAGCCCGGAAATGATCAGTAAGATTGCAGCCATTTTATTGGTTTCGGTTCTTAATTATTCGATTAAAAAGAAAGTAATATTTAATGGTTAA
- a CDS encoding DUF3810 domain-containing protein: MFFGFSTLKPVISFFEYCFELQKGTHQLLFSLVPFSVGDLLYILVFFFLIYHIIKCFKKENRRKSAVRIFMAVNIFYFGYQVFWGMLYFQTPVLKKLASQEKPTVGRAKVLALRYLERCKATRDSLKEDKGGVFMITDRKAIQCEILSQQSKLPYFISGKKVPAVNSFKPSLFGNIMSYTGILGYYNPFTAEAQYNSALPSTYLPFTLAHESSHQLGFAREQEANFVGYLLGIHSKNTELRYSTEYFTLKSLLGFILDEDPAFVKAVLDQYSPAMKRDRNYEKTFVLKHQGILDDFFAFTNNLFLKSNQQEGSVTYSYFMDLLQNYEK, translated from the coding sequence TTGTTCTTTGGGTTTTCTACCCTGAAGCCGGTAATTTCTTTTTTTGAATATTGTTTCGAATTGCAGAAGGGCACTCACCAGTTATTGTTCTCCTTAGTACCGTTTTCGGTAGGTGATCTATTGTATATCCTAGTGTTTTTTTTCCTTATTTATCACATCATTAAATGTTTTAAAAAGGAAAACCGGCGGAAATCTGCGGTCAGGATATTCATGGCTGTCAATATCTTCTATTTTGGCTACCAGGTCTTTTGGGGAATGTTATATTTCCAGACTCCTGTTCTCAAAAAACTGGCATCTCAGGAGAAGCCTACTGTCGGAAGAGCAAAAGTATTAGCTTTGCGGTATCTTGAGAGATGTAAGGCGACCCGGGACTCTTTAAAAGAAGATAAAGGCGGTGTTTTTATGATCACTGACCGGAAGGCCATCCAGTGTGAAATCCTTTCGCAGCAATCGAAATTACCTTATTTTATTTCCGGTAAAAAAGTTCCGGCTGTCAATTCATTTAAACCAAGCCTGTTTGGAAATATCATGAGCTATACGGGAATCCTGGGCTATTATAACCCTTTTACGGCAGAGGCACAGTATAACTCAGCATTACCTTCTACCTATCTTCCTTTTACCCTGGCTCATGAGAGCTCGCACCAGCTTGGCTTCGCCAGAGAGCAGGAAGCTAATTTTGTAGGGTATTTATTGGGAATACATTCGAAAAATACCGAGTTGAGATACAGTACAGAATATTTTACTCTGAAGAGTCTTTTAGGATTTATACTTGATGAAGATCCGGCATTTGTCAAAGCTGTTTTAGATCAATATTCACCTGCTATGAAAAGAGACAGAAATTACGAGAAAACATTTGTTCTGAAGCATCAGGGTATACTGGACGATTTTTTTGCTTTCACCAACAATTTATTTCTTAAAAGCAATCAGCAGGAAGGATCGGTTACCTATTCCTATTTTATGGATCTTCTCCAGAATTATGAAAAATAG
- a CDS encoding NADP-dependent malic enzyme, which yields MSNKTHRDEKNFNQAALDYHKAEPKGKIEVIPSKPHSSQRDLSLAYSPGVAVPCMEIHDKPETVYDYTGKGNLVAVISNGTAVLGLGDIGAEASKPVMEGKGLLFKIFADINVFDIEINEKDPDKFIEIVKGIAPTFGGINLEDIKAPEAFYIEQRLKEELDIPLMHDDQHGTAIISAAALINSLQIAGKNIEDVKMVVNGAGAAAIACTNLYISLGLKRENVLMCDSKGVINHKRENLTPEKIDFIAQTDIETLEDAVKGSDVFIGLSKGNVMTPEMLSSMNENPIVFALANPDPEIAYDLAMETRPDVIMATGRSDYPNQVNNVLGFPYIFRGALDVQARGINEAMKLAAVHAIADLAKEPVPEAVILAYNVQNLQFGREYFIPKPFDNRLITKVSSAVAKAAIESGIARKTIADFDEYENSLLDRMGRDEKLVRMMQSRAKANPKRITLGNAEEYNVLKAAQILYEEGIAYPSLLGNKQYIQEQMERYGISLDVPIIDPSDDDQKENRKKYRETLWKLRQRKGMNEYKAKRFVRQRDYFGPLMLKHGDTDGLIVGFSKNYASVLRPVLEIIEKDKGVDKVAAMMMILSEKKPIFFADTSINQNPTADDLVNIAKMAEITVKSFAIEPRIAMLGFENFAAISETSKKVAKAVSILHEKYPKMIVDGEIQPDFAMNADHLSDYPFSKLGTTPANTFIFPNLESANLSYKIIRGMKVAQVIGPILMGLKQPVHVLQMRSSVDEIVNLATIAVLDAQKREKKEGK from the coding sequence ATGTCAAATAAAACCCACCGCGACGAAAAGAACTTTAATCAGGCCGCGTTAGATTATCATAAAGCCGAACCTAAAGGGAAAATTGAAGTGATCCCTTCAAAACCGCACTCATCTCAGAGAGATTTGTCTTTAGCGTATTCACCGGGGGTTGCAGTTCCTTGCATGGAAATCCATGACAAGCCGGAAACAGTTTATGATTATACGGGAAAAGGAAATCTTGTCGCTGTAATTTCTAACGGAACTGCTGTTTTAGGATTGGGTGACATCGGAGCTGAAGCTTCGAAGCCGGTAATGGAAGGGAAAGGTCTTTTATTCAAGATATTTGCAGATATCAATGTCTTTGATATCGAAATCAATGAAAAAGATCCGGATAAATTTATTGAAATTGTAAAAGGTATTGCTCCCACTTTCGGAGGGATAAACCTCGAAGATATTAAAGCTCCGGAAGCTTTTTATATCGAACAGAGATTAAAAGAAGAACTGGATATTCCTTTGATGCACGATGATCAGCACGGTACAGCGATCATTTCTGCAGCAGCACTGATTAATTCCCTGCAGATCGCCGGAAAAAATATTGAGGATGTGAAAATGGTCGTTAACGGAGCAGGAGCTGCGGCGATTGCCTGTACGAATTTATATATTTCTTTAGGTTTGAAAAGAGAAAACGTTCTTATGTGCGACAGCAAAGGAGTAATCAATCATAAAAGAGAAAATCTTACGCCTGAAAAGATCGATTTTATAGCACAGACAGATATTGAAACATTAGAAGACGCTGTAAAAGGCTCTGATGTATTTATAGGATTGTCAAAAGGTAATGTTATGACTCCGGAAATGCTGAGCAGCATGAACGAAAATCCCATTGTCTTTGCACTGGCCAATCCGGATCCTGAAATTGCGTATGATCTTGCCATGGAAACCCGTCCCGATGTCATTATGGCAACCGGGAGAAGTGACTATCCTAACCAGGTTAATAATGTATTGGGATTCCCGTATATTTTCCGCGGAGCACTGGATGTTCAGGCAAGAGGTATTAATGAAGCAATGAAGCTGGCAGCAGTTCACGCTATTGCAGATCTTGCCAAAGAGCCGGTTCCTGAAGCGGTAATTCTGGCATACAACGTTCAGAATTTACAGTTCGGAAGAGAATATTTTATTCCGAAACCATTTGACAACAGACTGATCACTAAAGTTTCAAGTGCTGTGGCGAAAGCTGCTATTGAAAGCGGAATTGCCAGAAAAACAATTGCCGATTTTGATGAATATGAAAACAGCCTTCTCGACAGAATGGGTAGAGACGAGAAGTTGGTAAGAATGATGCAGAGCCGTGCTAAGGCCAATCCTAAGAGAATTACCCTGGGCAATGCAGAAGAATATAATGTACTGAAAGCTGCACAGATTCTTTATGAAGAAGGAATAGCATATCCCAGCCTGTTAGGAAATAAACAGTACATTCAGGAGCAGATGGAGCGGTACGGGATCAGTTTAGACGTTCCGATTATCGATCCAAGTGACGACGACCAGAAAGAAAACAGAAAAAAATACAGGGAGACGCTTTGGAAACTTCGTCAGCGAAAAGGAATGAACGAGTACAAAGCGAAAAGATTTGTACGCCAGAGAGATTATTTCGGACCCTTAATGCTGAAGCATGGAGATACGGATGGACTGATTGTTGGTTTCTCTAAAAACTACGCTTCTGTTTTACGTCCTGTTTTAGAAATTATAGAGAAAGATAAAGGCGTAGATAAGGTAGCGGCCATGATGATGATTCTATCTGAAAAGAAACCTATTTTCTTCGCAGACACTTCAATCAATCAGAATCCGACTGCTGATGATCTTGTAAATATCGCTAAAATGGCGGAAATTACCGTGAAGTCTTTTGCAATCGAACCAAGAATTGCCATGTTGGGATTTGAAAACTTTGCAGCTATCTCTGAAACCTCAAAGAAAGTAGCCAAAGCAGTAAGTATCCTTCACGAAAAATACCCTAAAATGATAGTGGATGGAGAAATTCAGCCGGATTTTGCCATGAATGCAGATCATCTGAGTGATTACCCTTTCTCAAAATTAGGAACAACGCCGGCAAATACTTTCATCTTCCCGAATCTTGAAAGTGCTAACTTATCATACAAGATCATCAGAGGGATGAAAGTCGCCCAGGTAATCGGACCGATCCTGATGGGATTAAAGCAGCCGGTTCACGTTTTACAGATGCGTTCAAGCGTAGATGAAATCGTAAACTTGGCAACCATTGCCGTGCTTGATGCTCAGAAAAGAGAAAAAAAAGAAGGCAAGTAG
- a CDS encoding sugar MFS transporter, translating into MSNYSKQTNWGQFIPLVTVFFFWGFVAASNDILIPVFKKAFNLSQTESMLVQICFYVAYTVGSLIYMAVSKGLKQDLINKIGYKNGLIIGLLISAAGTLLFYPAANMGSFPLMISGLFIVGLGFSLQQIVANPLAIEVGPSETGSQRLTMAGGVNNLGTTIGPLIVSFAIFGSATAASNDISVESVKVPYLILGVAFVLVAIMLKFSSLPAVTPTNIENTDDTVPGEHRKSAFQYPQLIMGMIAIFVYVGVEVSTASNLPAYMEKDLGFETKDVAPYISLYWASMMIGRWTGAVDAFDFNAGFKKILRFLAPYLAFGVFLLVNAIANHDLKPFYVYGLIIIAMIICDIMSKGNPARMLLIFSVAGIAALLIGMSTKGIVSVYAFTSVGLFCSTLWPCIFALAINGLGKHTNQGSGLLIMMIMGGGVVSLIQGYVADLTTIHVSYIVGVICFAYLAFYAIRVSGILKSQGIDLDKIAKGSGH; encoded by the coding sequence ATGTCAAATTATTCCAAGCAAACTAATTGGGGACAATTTATTCCATTAGTTACTGTATTTTTTTTCTGGGGATTTGTAGCGGCAAGTAATGACATCCTGATCCCGGTTTTCAAAAAGGCATTTAATTTATCTCAAACCGAAAGTATGCTGGTGCAAATATGCTTTTATGTAGCATATACTGTAGGTTCTTTAATTTACATGGCTGTTTCAAAAGGTTTGAAACAAGATTTAATTAATAAAATCGGTTATAAAAACGGGCTTATCATAGGCCTTCTGATTTCTGCAGCGGGAACGCTATTGTTCTATCCGGCTGCCAATATGGGGTCTTTCCCATTAATGATCTCCGGTCTTTTCATTGTAGGACTGGGTTTCTCTTTACAACAAATCGTAGCCAACCCTTTGGCGATTGAAGTAGGACCTTCGGAAACGGGTTCTCAGCGACTGACGATGGCAGGTGGTGTAAATAACCTTGGAACGACCATAGGCCCGCTTATTGTTTCTTTTGCTATTTTCGGATCTGCGACAGCGGCAAGCAATGACATCAGTGTTGAAAGTGTAAAAGTGCCCTATCTTATTTTAGGGGTTGCTTTTGTATTGGTAGCGATCATGCTGAAGTTTTCGTCGCTTCCTGCGGTAACTCCCACCAATATTGAAAATACGGATGATACTGTTCCCGGGGAGCACAGAAAATCTGCATTCCAGTATCCGCAACTGATTATGGGAATGATTGCAATCTTTGTGTATGTAGGAGTGGAAGTTTCTACAGCGAGTAACCTTCCTGCGTATATGGAAAAAGACTTAGGCTTTGAAACAAAAGATGTGGCTCCTTATATTTCCCTGTACTGGGCATCAATGATGATCGGACGTTGGACGGGTGCGGTAGATGCTTTCGATTTTAATGCCGGATTCAAAAAGATCCTGAGATTCCTGGCTCCATATTTAGCTTTTGGGGTTTTCCTTCTTGTAAATGCGATAGCCAATCACGATTTAAAACCTTTCTACGTATATGGTCTCATTATCATTGCGATGATCATCTGTGATATTATGAGTAAAGGAAATCCGGCGAGAATGCTCTTGATTTTCTCTGTTGCCGGAATTGCAGCATTATTAATCGGTATGTCTACCAAAGGAATCGTGTCGGTATATGCTTTTACAAGTGTAGGACTATTCTGTTCAACGCTGTGGCCTTGTATTTTTGCTTTGGCGATTAACGGGCTTGGCAAGCATACCAATCAGGGTTCCGGTCTATTGATCATGATGATTATGGGTGGAGGTGTTGTAAGCCTTATTCAGGGATATGTGGCAGATTTAACCACCATTCATGTAAGTTACATCGTAGGGGTGATCTGTTTTGCGTATCTTGCTTTCTATGCTATCCGTGTAAGCGGAATTCTTAAATCTCAGGGAATTGATCTTGATAAAATAGCAAAAGGCAGTGGTCACTAA
- a CDS encoding BadF/BadG/BcrA/BcrD ATPase family protein translates to MVAVVDGGSTKCDWVILDDFNQVFLKTETIGFNPNNIAAELIIPEIEKNISLSSVRNSITKVFFYGSGCGIPENCAIIEHELHKFFTQAEVAAKEDLMAAAYAAYNGKPAIVCILGTGSNSCYFDGQKLKIKLPSLGFLMGDEGSGSAIGKQVVRRFFMQKLPEDLQLQFQETYQLTIEEALKNMYHKARPNAYLADFNKFVVERKDHPYFQKMVYEEMKNFFDYQVLPYEESKEVEINFIGSIAYYYENILRSAAAELHLNIGHVVQKPIESLVDYHIKYIL, encoded by the coding sequence ATGGTTGCTGTTGTAGATGGTGGCTCCACAAAATGTGATTGGGTGATTTTGGATGACTTTAACCAGGTCTTTCTAAAAACGGAAACAATCGGATTTAATCCTAATAATATTGCCGCAGAACTGATCATCCCTGAAATTGAAAAAAATATCAGTCTCAGTTCTGTAAGAAATTCAATTACAAAAGTATTTTTCTATGGCTCAGGCTGTGGAATACCTGAAAATTGTGCCATTATCGAGCATGAACTGCATAAGTTTTTTACCCAGGCGGAAGTAGCTGCAAAAGAAGATCTTATGGCAGCGGCTTATGCGGCTTATAACGGAAAGCCTGCAATCGTTTGTATTCTCGGTACCGGTTCCAATTCCTGCTATTTTGACGGCCAAAAATTAAAAATAAAACTCCCTTCCCTAGGATTTCTGATGGGAGATGAAGGAAGTGGCAGTGCCATCGGTAAGCAGGTAGTACGTAGATTTTTTATGCAGAAACTTCCTGAAGATCTGCAACTTCAGTTTCAGGAAACCTATCAGCTGACCATAGAAGAGGCCTTAAAAAATATGTACCACAAGGCAAGGCCTAATGCCTATCTGGCAGATTTTAACAAATTTGTAGTCGAAAGAAAAGATCATCCTTATTTTCAGAAAATGGTATATGAGGAAATGAAGAATTTCTTCGATTACCAGGTTCTTCCTTATGAAGAATCAAAAGAAGTGGAGATCAATTTTATCGGTTCCATTGCTTATTATTACGAAAATATACTGCGTTCTGCTGCTGCAGAACTTCACTTAAATATTGGACATGTTGTGCAAAAACCCATTGAGAGTTTAGTCGACTACCATATTAAATATATACTTTAA
- the ruvA gene encoding Holliday junction branch migration protein RuvA, translating to MIFSLKGTVQELTPAYAVINVQGVGYYVGISVMTSQMLTLHQETFLFIQQIIREDAHLLFGFNSRSEKEMFNLLISVNGVGAVSALILLSTLTLEEIASAILSKNSALIQKAKGIGAKTAERIIVDLKDKVQKFNNSDENISTLTDNKIKEESLSALEVLGIPKRMSEKIADRILKQNPAISVEELVKQILKNI from the coding sequence ATGATATTTTCTTTAAAAGGCACGGTTCAGGAACTTACGCCTGCTTACGCAGTGATCAATGTACAAGGAGTTGGTTACTATGTAGGTATTAGCGTAATGACCTCCCAGATGCTGACCCTCCATCAGGAAACTTTTCTATTTATTCAACAGATCATCCGCGAAGACGCCCATCTGCTTTTTGGGTTTAACAGTCGGTCGGAAAAAGAAATGTTTAATTTGTTAATAAGCGTTAACGGAGTAGGTGCTGTTTCTGCTCTTATTTTACTTTCTACATTAACCCTCGAAGAGATCGCTTCAGCCATTCTATCAAAAAACAGTGCGCTCATCCAAAAAGCAAAAGGAATCGGTGCCAAAACAGCTGAAAGAATTATTGTAGATCTAAAGGATAAAGTACAGAAATTCAACAATTCGGACGAAAATATTTCTACCCTTACAGATAATAAAATAAAGGAAGAATCGTTATCTGCATTAGAAGTTTTAGGAATTCCTAAGCGTATGAGTGAAAAAATTGCCGATAGAATATTGAAGCAGAATCCTGCTATTTCCGTAGAAGAATTGGTTAAACAAATTTTAAAAAACATTTAA
- a CDS encoding lysophospholipid acyltransferase family protein, with translation MVKILNYLWRIWLLLLAFVLTITFGIPVYLLSFNKGHYKYAYPFIRGWSYGMFYGMGLRYELINLSKHSVDGTRPFVFISNHTSIMDIMLMCILSSKHPICFVGKKELVKVPIFGTIYKRICVMVDRSSARSRADVYRRCAEKMEEGNSIAIFPEGGVPDDTSVILDEFKDGAFTLSSKHHSPIAVYTFIGLKEMFPFDNAKGYPGKVKVYFNGILEPSDSPKELKRKAFEEIKKTLAEYSN, from the coding sequence GTGGTAAAAATTTTAAATTATCTGTGGCGGATCTGGCTGTTGTTACTGGCATTTGTCTTAACGATCACTTTCGGAATTCCTGTGTATCTGTTATCCTTTAATAAAGGGCATTATAAATATGCATATCCCTTCATCAGAGGCTGGAGCTACGGGATGTTTTACGGGATGGGCCTCCGGTATGAGCTCATTAACCTCAGCAAACACAGCGTTGACGGCACCCGGCCGTTTGTCTTTATTTCCAATCATACTTCCATCATGGATATTATGCTGATGTGTATTTTAAGTTCAAAACATCCGATCTGTTTTGTCGGAAAGAAAGAGCTGGTAAAAGTTCCTATATTCGGGACGATCTACAAAAGAATCTGTGTTATGGTAGACCGTAGCAGCGCGAGAAGCCGGGCTGATGTTTACAGGAGATGTGCCGAAAAAATGGAAGAAGGAAACAGCATCGCTATTTTCCCTGAAGGAGGAGTTCCTGATGACACTTCAGTTATTCTGGACGAGTTCAAGGACGGAGCTTTCACTTTATCCTCAAAACATCATTCTCCGATTGCCGTTTATACTTTTATAGGATTAAAGGAAATGTTCCCGTTTGACAATGCCAAAGGTTATCCTGGCAAAGTAAAGGTTTATTTTAACGGCATTCTGGAACCATCAGATTCTCCGAAAGAGCTGAAAAGAAAGGCTTTTGAAGAAATAAAAAAAACATTGGCAGAATACTCTAATTAA